The Manis javanica isolate MJ-LG chromosome 14, MJ_LKY, whole genome shotgun sequence genomic interval GTATCTTTACTACATGTACATAACTTAGAAGAGATTTAATTTTCCAAAACATGACATTTACCACATAGTTTcctatgactttttaaaacaattcatttttgtgttttacataTGGCTTTGGTTCATTTTCACTGTTCTGTTAATAGTCCAGAATGTATCCATTCTATTCATAGACATTGCAACTACTTCCAAATATTTGCTACTATGGTCAGTGCTGTTGAAGAatatctttatatatcttgggGTGCTTGTATACACTTAactaccatatatatatatgtaggagtGGTACTTCCGTGGTTTATGACATGCACATGTACTTTATGAATGTCAATGATCTGTATCAATATTTATTTCCACTAGTAGAGCATGGATTTAATTCCACATACCCAAAATTCAGTATTGTCACACATCTTATTACCCATACATACGAAATCATACCTGCTTGTAGCCCCAATACACATCTTTTAACTACTAAGTTAAGCATTTTTGCACATTTTTGCAAATTCGTAtatcctcttctgtgaaataagTTCTCACGTATTCAGACTACTTTCTTCTCTACTaggtttatcttttttaattggtTTCTAATGGTTTGTTGGGGATGTTGTGGAAAGAtctttgtattatttataaaatctttCCCTATCTTAAGGTCAAAAttattctttacatattcttccccaaaataaacaattttgcctttcttacattttttgttttagtgAAGATAGGTACCTAGTTTTTTTGTACATGAACCATTTGTTTCTTAGAGATATTATTGAATAGTTCATTCTTTCCCCATATGCTGTCATGAATACTTGAAACATTATGCCATTTTCCCAGCGGGAATGGTAAATACTGTTACCAGTTTAGTCTTACTGCTTGGCTTTTTTATGATGAGGGGTGGGGGGCCGAgtattttgattgttttatttgtatttgttgagaTGAACGTGTGAATTTCTCCTTTGTCTGTTAAGGTGATACACAGCATCTGTAAGTTTTCCCATATTAAGTAGCCCATGCATTCCCATGGAAAATCAGTATTTATCATGCTTACTTTTGGATTACATTTGCTGATgctttgtttaggatttttatatttctgtttacAGGTGATACTGGTCTGCAGTTTTCCTCTCTGGTACTTTCCTAAGGTTTTGATAATGATTGTATTAGAATCATTGTGCTTATACCTTACCTCCTTCAGAAGATCCTGCATTAGACTTAAATGGACTTGCAAATTGAATAGATCTCACCTTAAAAATAACTGGGCCTAATATTACttttgatcttttttaaaaatgattttaggaCTACTGACACCTGGAGAATGCTATGGTCTTAATGTTTGTGTCCcttcaaaattcatgttgaaatcctaaccccaaagGTGATGTCATTAGGAGatggggctttggggaggtgaTTGTCAtgagtggagccctcatgaatgcaACTGGTGCCCTCATAAAAGAGGCCCGAAAAGAGCTCCCTTGCCCTTTTCACCACTTGAGAATACAAGCAAGCATCAGGAAGAGGGTCCTCACCAGAACACAGCCATgttggtgccttgatcttggactgccCTGCCTTCATAACTGTGGCATTTCATTATTGCAGCCTGAACCAACGAAGAGAAGAAGTTCTATTTTCCTGGAAATTTGAAAAACTCAACCATTAAAGaagggctgtggagaaagggacatTGCAGATGGAGCACTAAATGGTGTAGAAGTTTGTTCCTCACAAGTCTGAAGCAATGAGACCAATTAGTCCCAGGAAGCAAAAGCTGAATTCAGTTTTTTGCTTTGCTTAGTCTCCAACCCCAATGGCACCTTAACTGAGGTATTTTTAGTTCCTTGACAAAAAaactaatacttttctttttaacaaaatgagCATTTCAGTCCTTGAGTGCCTGCCTATGCCTGACAAACTGGGTGAAGCTAGATGTACTAGCCTCTGTAAAGTTCAACAACTTTAGTTTGACTTGAGATCATTTTCAGTTTGCTCAAATTATtgttcacaatttttaaaatgctgaaatatttgaaataacttGTTGAAGGATATAAGTCCATTTTTCCAGTTCAGAAAAAAGCACCTGAACTTACAGCCTGAATTTTTGTCTAGTGGCCTTCAGACTGTGTGGGGTGGGAGTGAGCATCATCTCTGATGAGGTGAAGGTGGAATGTCCGAATTAAAGTCACCTGGTTCCTTTTGCCTCCAAGAAAGATGAGTGGAATTCCAGATTGTTCCTGGGCTTTACCAATGGGTGGTAACCAGGGTGCTCAAGGAAGCAGGCTGAGCCTGTGAGCCAAATCATCCTCCTTATGGCTATATTGTGagataatttttaacatttatcaGTAAATTAACTTGCAAAAGCAGTAGCTGTCTCAATAACCTTTCTCAACTTAATATAGCAAAGGTAATCACTTTAAGATTAAAACAAGTGAAATACCATGCATTTTGTGATATGAAATAAAGTGACTTTAGAGCTGCTCCCTGAAACAAGTAGTCAGGGAGAAAATTCACAGAACTGTATACCTGCATAGCTTACAGACTGATTTGCTCTTCAGGTGATTGgtttagaagacagaaaaaaacgACCCAAAAGTTTCAACAACCACAAAATACAGAATTTGctttgaaacaatttttaaaaccaaattttaGTCACAGTGAGGTAGCTACAGGTCACCTGCTTACAGTTCTTCTCCAAAACATTCTTAGTACAATTGGCTTGTATAACACTTACAGTTTCAAAAAAAATAGATTCCTAGATTGTCAAAATTTCATGGCTGCACTTTTACATAAAACCTTCCATAAAACATGCTTTCCAGTGGTATTTGTGAAAGCTGGTGGTGGTTGCCATACATCACtagaatgaaaatataatataCTAACATTTTGATCTTATAAATTCTCTATTTTATAATCAGTAATaacttaaaaacatgaaaaaatattttaaagaagccATCCTAATCCTCCTAAGGTAACATGCATCATGAAGTCTCTGATGTTTGACAGCCTAGATTCTGAAGTTTAACTGACAATTAACTAATTTTTATCACTTTCTCCCCAAGATgaattctctgatatttattgtgGAATGAACTTCAACTAGATTTTCCACATGCATTTTATGGTTTTTCTCCAGTATGAGTCCTCTGATGATTGGTAAGGGATGAGCTCTGACTAAAAGCtttcccacattctttacatttatAAGGCTTTTCTCCTGTATGAATTCTCATATGTGTCATAAGGGATGAACTTTgtctgaaggctttcccacatacTTTACAGTTGaatggtttctctccagtatgaattctctggtgCTGAATTAGAGCTGAGCTTTGGTTGAAGGCTTTTTCACAGTCACTACATttataaggtttctctccagtatggatTTTTCTATGAGTATTAACTGCTGAGTGggaactgaaagcttttccacattCTTTACAATTATATGGTTTTTCTCCAGTATGGATTCTATTGTGTATATTAAGCCGTGAAATCCAGGAGAAagctttcccacattcattacatttgtagggtttttctccagtatgaattctttGATGCTGTATAAGAGCAGAGCTTTggctgaaggctttcccacattctttacatGCATAAGGTTTCTCACCagtgtgaattctctgatgtaTAATAAGGGCTGAGTGGTAACTGAACACTTTTCCACACTCATTGCAGTTAAAGggcttctctccagtatgaatccTGTGGTGTCTGCTCAGCCGTGATATTGAAGTAAAAGCTTTCCCACACTGGCTACATTCATATGGTTTCTCGCCAGTATGAATTCTATGATGTTGAATAAGAGATGAGCACTGACTAAAGGCTCTCCCACATTCATTACACTTATAGGGCTTTTccccagtatgaattctctggtgATTATTAAGGGATGAGCTACCTTTAAATGTTTTCCCACATTCATTGCATTTATAGGGCCTCTCTCCAGTATGCATTCTCTGATGTCCAATAAGAGATGTAGTGAAactgaaggcttttccacattcactACATatataaggtttctctccagtatgaactcTCAGATGCTGAGTTAGAGATGAGCTTTGGCTAAAAGCTTTCCTACATTCCTTACATTTATAGAGCTTCTCTCCAGTATGGATTCTCTGATGTTTACTCAGGGAAGAACTGTGGAGGAAGATTTTCCCACAGACATTACATTTGTAGCATTTACGTACTATATTGACTCCCAGTTGTTTAAACAGAATTGAATACTGCTGTGAATGGGGTTTCCTTCCTCTGGAAGCCATTCTGGGTTTTCTAGTAAGTGATGATTTTAGAGCAAGATTCTTCCCCAGTTCAATACCTGTAAAGCTTCTCTCCATCATGTAggtttttttaatggtaattaAGAGTTTCCTGAAGGGTTTGCTGTTTTGGCCTTGCTGCTTCTCTAGTTTGTCCTCATTTATGTAGGTCTTTCCTGACTTGAAGTCAAAAGGAGCATCATCTATGAATTTATTCATTACTTCCTGACCTTCTTCTTCTGAAACTGTGGTTTCAAACAAGCTCTCCCAtcctaaaataaacaaaacatgttAAGTCTCCCTTGcactaagaataaagaaaagtgaCATCAAAATACACAAGGGCCACTAACAAATACATTCTTGGAATCTTAGgaaaggatggggagaaaagaggaagaggaagaagtggAATGGAAAGGTCTAAAGAAACCTACATATAGATGGGCTGGGGAGCTCTGAGGCAAGCTCTTCCAACAGGAGCCAGGCCTGACCTAGTCACAAAGCACAGGTCAGAGGGCATAGGGCACTGATGAATACAGAAGGAGGTGTAACACCTCAGTTTTATTTCCCACATCAGCCATGAGTGCATTCTAGGTAAACCCAGAAGAAAACTGCAGAAGGTCTATAAATAAAAGGTAGAAGAGCTACTGCCCCTAAAAAACTCTGAATAAAACACAGAGCCTCCACTAGTGCTGTTTTGGGATTCATGTGAGGGTTATATATAGTGTGTGATGGACACTCACTCAagcaatatttactgaatgcccaCTATGCCACACACAAAGGTCAAGACTAAGGATTACAAGCAATGTGCCAGACAAGAGTACAATTTTCACAAGGTTTACATTCTAGTATCAGGATATGGACAATGAACAAGTGACCAAATAAACATGGAAGTACTAGGAATGAAGagaactaaaacaaaaatgaggtTAATATGTAAGAAGAATGAACAAGCTGATGATTTAAACTGGGtgataaggaaataaaattaaagatgagATGCAAATAACAAGAGCTGGACATGCTAAATGTTGGTATAAAGATGATTCCAGTCAGAAAGAATTGACACAAAAGCCCTAAGGCAGGAGTAAGCTTTGTATGTTTGAGGAACATAAAAGAATCCAGTGTAGCCTAACCAAGAGGGAACAAGAGGAGAGTGTCAGGAGATGAAGAAAAGAGGTAGGTGGGGCCCATATCATATGGCACCTTGTAAGATTTAAGGAAGCATCTGGAGTTTCTTCTAAGCATCTTGGGATTAGAAGGGATATGGTTTCAtttaaaaggatcactctggTATATGACAAATGAACTGTAATTGGGTGTGGGGGGAAACAGAACAAGGGCTGATGTAGAACAGTCAATCAGGAGTTTGCCAAAGCCTTCCTGGATTGAGGTGATGGCAGTTTGCACTGACATGATGATGGGGGTGGGCAAGTTTGGGATGTTTTAGAGGTTGAGAAGATAGGAATATTCCCCATGAACAGAATGTAGAGAATAAGTCAAAGAAAGGACTCAAGAATGAATGATGCCTAGCTTCTGGCTTCAGCAGCCTGATGAGGGATTGGTGTCATATAACAATATGGGGAATACTGGGAGAAGAGCTCAATCTTCAGAATAATTTCTTGTCCTACCTTTTTGATCGCTTAGGATACAGCACAAGACAGGAATAACTGGTTCAAAGAATGAATGTATTTTATGAAAGGGCTTTTAATTTCTTACCAAAAAATGATATAATCACTGTAAGAATTAAGAAAAtccacaaaactataaaaatgaaaatacagtttaCCCATAAATACATGATAAAAGTATAATAATTGTTCAGTGTATAATTTAACTCACCAgaatttttctgtatataaaaaacacatatacttaagaaataaaaatggattgaAACTAAGCTTCCCCCTGCcccttttcacttaaaaaattgtgAGCTTCTCTCTGTCAATAAACATA includes:
- the LOC108405209 gene encoding LOW QUALITY PROTEIN: uncharacterized protein (The sequence of the model RefSeq protein was modified relative to this genomic sequence to represent the inferred CDS: deleted 1 base in 1 codon) → MATGFLPAQAKVSVTFRDVAVFFSRDEWLHLDSAQRTLYREVMLENYSALVSLGILFSKPKVIFQLEQGEDPWMVENGVSQGTCVGWESLFETTVSEEEGQEVMNKFIDDAPFDFKSGKTYINEDKLEKQQGQNSKPFRKLLITIKKTYMMERSFTGIELGKNLALKSSLTRKPRMASRGRKPHSQQYSILFKQLGVNIVRKCYKCNVCGKIFLHSSSLSKHQRIHTGEKLYKCKECRKAFSQSSSLTQHLRVHTGEKPYICSECGKAFSFTTSLIGHQRMHTGERPYKCNECGKTFKGSSSLNNHQRIHTGEKPYKCNECGRAFSQCSSLIQHHRIHTGEKPYECSQCGKAFTSISRLSRHHRIHTGEKPFNCNECGKVFSYHSALIIHQRIHTGEKPYACKECGKAFSQSSALIQHQRIHTGEKPYKCNECGKAFSWISRLNIHNRIHTGEKPYNCKECGKAFSSHSAVNTHRKIHTGEKPYKCSDCEKAFNQSSALIQHQRIHTGEKPFNCKVCGKAFRQSSSLMTHMRIHTGEKPYKCKECGKAFSQSSSLTNHQRLILEKNHKMHVENLVEVHSTINIREFILGRK